Proteins encoded by one window of Ursus arctos isolate Adak ecotype North America unplaced genomic scaffold, UrsArc2.0 scaffold_22, whole genome shotgun sequence:
- the LOC113259719 gene encoding caspase-12-like isoform X1, with product MAEKRSPQDPVNEIKVIASTMFGSFLEDLREKKVLDKKELQTIGKKMNVIVNKTENLVGDFTEKTQVVGQVFMDHFVNSKSLLSLKSHAENEDDESESSKSSSLTEKRSPQDPVNEIKVIASTMFGSFLEDLREKKVLDKKELQTIGKKVNVIVNKTENLVDDLTEKTQVVGQVFMDHFVNSKSLLSLKSHAENEDDESESSKSSSLTVIQELQASQMDVLKLCPCKHSQEPKTIRAQEIYPVMEKEGRTRLALIICNKEFDYLSDREGCENDILGMQGLLENLGYSVVIKENLTALEMKEELKNFAARQEHHFSDSTFLVFMSHGTLDGICGTKHRDEEPDILSDDTIFQIFNNRSCWSLKDKPKVIITQACRGRGDGAIWVTDMGEALAWTYYQPLQRYVSSDAIEKTHVEKDFIAFKSSTPHNVSWRLNTEGSVFISHLIHYLGEYSCCHHLEEIFRKVQNAFEKPNIMIQMPTIERLSMTRYFYLFPGN from the exons ATGGCTG AGAAGAGATCACCACAAGACCCAGTCAACGAGATAAAGGTGATTGCCAGCACCATGTTTGGTAGCTTCCTGGAGGACTTGAGGGAAAAGAAGGTGTTAGATAAGAAAGAGCTACaaacaatagggaaaaaaatgaatgtcatCGTGAATAAGACTGAAAACCTGGTTGGTGATTTCACTGAGAAAACTCAAGTAGTAGGCCAAGTATTTATGGACCATTTCGTCAATTCCAAGAGCCTCTTGAGTTTAA AATCTCACGCTGAAAATGAGGATGATGAATCTGAGAGCAGCAAGTCTTCTTCTCTGACAG AGAAGAGATCACCACAAGACCCAGTCAACGAGATAAAGGTGATTGCCAGCACCATGTTTGGTAGCTTCCTGGAGGACTTGAGGGAAAAGAAGGTGTTAGATAAGAAAGAGCTACAAACAATAGGGAAAAAAGTGAATGTCATCGTGAATAAGACTGAAAACCTCGTTGATGATCTCACTGAGAAAACTCAAGTGGTAGGCCAAGTATTTATGGACCATTTCGTCAATTCCAAGAGCCTCTTGAGTTTAA AATCTCACGCTGAAAATGAGGATGATGAATCTGAGAGCAGCAAGTCTTCTTCTCTGACAG TTATTCAGGAACTCCAGGCTTCCCAAATGGACGTGCTGAAGCTTTGTCCCTGTAAGCATTCGCAGGAACCGAAGACTATAAGAGCACAGGAG ATATATCCAGTGATGGAGAAGGAGGGCCGAACACGCCTGGCCCTCATCATTTGCAACAAAGAATTTGACTATCTTTCTGATCGAGAAGGCTGTGAAAATGACATTTTGGGGATGCAAGGCCTGCTTGAGAACCTTGGATATTCGGTGGTTATTAAGGAAAATCTCACAGCTCTG gaaatgaaagaggagctGAAGAACTTCGCTGCCCGCCAAGAGCACCACTTCTCCGACAGCACGTTCCTGGTGTTCATGTCCCACGGCACCCTGGATGGAATCTGTGGCACAAAGCACAGAGATGAAGAGCCAGACATTCTCTCTGATGACACCATCTTCCAGATTTTCAACAACCGTAGCTGCTGGAGTCTCAAGGACAAGCCCAAGGTCATCATCACGCAGGCCTGCCGTGGCA GAGGTGACGGGGCCATCTGGGTGACCGATATGGGAGAAGCGTTAGCGTGGACGTATTACCAGCCCTTGCAGCGCTACGTCTCCAGTGATGCCATAGAAAAGAcccacgtggagaaggacttcatCGCTTTCAAATCTTCAACTCCAC ATAATGTTTCTTGGAGATTGAACACAGAGGGCTCAGTCTTCATTTCCCACCTTATCCACTACTTAGGAGAGTATTCTTGTTGTCACCATTTGGAGGAGATTTTCCGAAAG GTTCAAAATGCATTTGAGAAGCCGAATATAATGATCCAGATGCCCACGATCGAGAGATTATCCATGACACGGTATTTCTACCTCTTTCCTGGGAACTAA
- the LOC113259719 gene encoding caspase-12-like isoform X2, which translates to MAESHAENEDDESESSKSSSLTEKRSPQDPVNEIKVIASTMFGSFLEDLREKKVLDKKELQTIGKKVNVIVNKTENLVDDLTEKTQVVGQVFMDHFVNSKSLLSLKSHAENEDDESESSKSSSLTVIQELQASQMDVLKLCPCKHSQEPKTIRAQEIYPVMEKEGRTRLALIICNKEFDYLSDREGCENDILGMQGLLENLGYSVVIKENLTALEMKEELKNFAARQEHHFSDSTFLVFMSHGTLDGICGTKHRDEEPDILSDDTIFQIFNNRSCWSLKDKPKVIITQACRGRGDGAIWVTDMGEALAWTYYQPLQRYVSSDAIEKTHVEKDFIAFKSSTPHNVSWRLNTEGSVFISHLIHYLGEYSCCHHLEEIFRKVQNAFEKPNIMIQMPTIERLSMTRYFYLFPGN; encoded by the exons ATGGCTG AATCTCACGCTGAAAATGAGGATGATGAATCTGAGAGCAGCAAGTCTTCTTCTCTGACAG AGAAGAGATCACCACAAGACCCAGTCAACGAGATAAAGGTGATTGCCAGCACCATGTTTGGTAGCTTCCTGGAGGACTTGAGGGAAAAGAAGGTGTTAGATAAGAAAGAGCTACAAACAATAGGGAAAAAAGTGAATGTCATCGTGAATAAGACTGAAAACCTCGTTGATGATCTCACTGAGAAAACTCAAGTGGTAGGCCAAGTATTTATGGACCATTTCGTCAATTCCAAGAGCCTCTTGAGTTTAA AATCTCACGCTGAAAATGAGGATGATGAATCTGAGAGCAGCAAGTCTTCTTCTCTGACAG TTATTCAGGAACTCCAGGCTTCCCAAATGGACGTGCTGAAGCTTTGTCCCTGTAAGCATTCGCAGGAACCGAAGACTATAAGAGCACAGGAG ATATATCCAGTGATGGAGAAGGAGGGCCGAACACGCCTGGCCCTCATCATTTGCAACAAAGAATTTGACTATCTTTCTGATCGAGAAGGCTGTGAAAATGACATTTTGGGGATGCAAGGCCTGCTTGAGAACCTTGGATATTCGGTGGTTATTAAGGAAAATCTCACAGCTCTG gaaatgaaagaggagctGAAGAACTTCGCTGCCCGCCAAGAGCACCACTTCTCCGACAGCACGTTCCTGGTGTTCATGTCCCACGGCACCCTGGATGGAATCTGTGGCACAAAGCACAGAGATGAAGAGCCAGACATTCTCTCTGATGACACCATCTTCCAGATTTTCAACAACCGTAGCTGCTGGAGTCTCAAGGACAAGCCCAAGGTCATCATCACGCAGGCCTGCCGTGGCA GAGGTGACGGGGCCATCTGGGTGACCGATATGGGAGAAGCGTTAGCGTGGACGTATTACCAGCCCTTGCAGCGCTACGTCTCCAGTGATGCCATAGAAAAGAcccacgtggagaaggacttcatCGCTTTCAAATCTTCAACTCCAC ATAATGTTTCTTGGAGATTGAACACAGAGGGCTCAGTCTTCATTTCCCACCTTATCCACTACTTAGGAGAGTATTCTTGTTGTCACCATTTGGAGGAGATTTTCCGAAAG GTTCAAAATGCATTTGAGAAGCCGAATATAATGATCCAGATGCCCACGATCGAGAGATTATCCATGACACGGTATTTCTACCTCTTTCCTGGGAACTAA